TCTTTTTCCAATCAATAGGTGGATTTCCAGCAGTGACTTCTTCAGCATTGTTGTTCTGAACAAACATCTGAAGAATGGTTCTAGCAGTTGAATCGATAACATATTGCACAAACTGACGATATTCATTATTGGTGATTTCAGTTTCGTCCATATAAAAACCTCCAATAGTGACTTGACGAGGACGAGCAGTGAGTTCAAAAGTGACATCTTGGTCGCTCGATCCCAATACTAATGTGCCAGTAGGTACTGTAGTCATACCATACGGTATTTCGGTACGCCAACTCGGTCTGTGCATAACACCTGTCAGCTGCCCATTAGAACTGCCTCCTCCGCAGGATACAAATAAACTGCCGAAACTAATTGCGCATAACGCAAGCTTTAAAAAACTTAATCTTTTCATTTAGATTTGATTTTCTTTAAAATTTATAAGTCTGCGGTTTCCACAAACTTTTGTTCATAACGCAAATATAAGGATTTTTATTTTAATTTTTTTTCAATATTTTGCAATAAATTCATTATTTAATGATTATCAACATCTTAAAAGCTATCTTGATAAACTCGGATTGTCTTTAAATAATTGCTCAATAGCCATTACCATTGATTTTATTTCTCCTTGTGGTGCTTTAACTAAAACTTTATAACCCCTTTTTTCTAACTCTTTCTGAGTAGCATCTCCGAAAGCTCCAATAATAGTTTTTCCTTTTTTAAAATCTGGGAAGAGGGTGAAAAAAGCCTTTACTCCTTCAATATTAAAGAAAGCTACCAAATCATAATCAAAGTTGCGTTTTTTGACTTCAAGATTTGGTACCATTTTATACATAACTGCTTCTGTAAAATCAAATTTATTATTCTTTAAAAATAAAGATAACTGACCAACTCCGATAGAAGAACAAGGCATTATTAATTTTTCGGAAGTTTTATGTTTTAAAAGGATATTTTGAAAGTCAACTAGTGTTCCATTTGCATAGACAACTTTTCGCTTTCTATATTGAATATATTTTTGAAGATAAAAAGCAATTTGTTCTGAAGAACAAAAATACTTTGCCTCTTGCGGCATTTTATGTCTTATCTCGTCACATAATTTAAAAAAATAGTCAATGGCATTTTTACTATTAAAAATTACAGATGTATAATCAGGAATATTTATCTTGAATTTTCGAAACTCTCTTAATGTTATACTTTCAACGTTTAAGAAAGGAATGAAGTCGACTTTAAAATTATGCTTTTTACTAACTTCATGGTAAGGAGATCTCTCTCCTTGAGGTTCTTGTTGGGATACAAGAATACGTTTTATGCTCTTTGGCATTTTCGATTCCGGAGTAGCATCTTCTAATACAACTTTATTAGAAGATGCTACTTTAGAATCTTCTTTTACTTGCTTACTTTTTTTTTAGGAGCTGCTTTTTTTGCTGCTGCTTTTTTAGGAGCTGCTGCTTTTTTTGCAACTGTCTTTTTTGCTGCTGCTTTTTTAGGAGCTGCTACTTTTTTTGCAACTGTCTTTTTTGCTGCTGCTTTTTTAGGAGCTGCTGCTTTTTTTGCAACTGTCTTTTTAGCTACTGCTTTTTTAGGAGCTGCTGCTTTTTTTGCAACTGTCTTTTTAGCTACTGCTTTTTTAGGAGCTGCTGCTTTTTTTGCAACTGTCTTTTTTGCTGCTGCTTTTTTAGGAGCTGCTTTTTTTACTGTTGCTTTTGCTGTTGTTTTTTTAACTGTTTTAGCCATTGTTAATTTTTTTAAAGTTAAAAATAAATCAAACTATAAAAGTTTTAAATACTTTAGAAGCAAAAGTATTGGAATAATTTCAACTATATAAAAATAAATCGCTCCTTTAAAAACATTGCGTGTTAATAAGTGGAGGTTTAAACTGAAAATTTTAAAATAAATAAATAAATAAAGTAAAATAAAAATCGCTAGAATGCTTATCAGTATAGAATTTGAAACATGTGGGTTCATTAATGATGCGATAAAAATAAGTGGTAAACTTATGAACACAAAAATATACATAAAATCAAAAATTATATAACGCACTTCAGAAATTTTATTCATAAAATTAAAAACATAGGATATAAAATGAAACAAAACATACTTATACAATAGTAAAATTATACAAGAAAATAGAATTTTGAAATACGAAAAATTGGAATAACTATTGACTGAATTTTTTACGATTAATTGAAAAAGGAAAAAACTAAATAATAGAATAAATGTAGAAAATAAAAGTAAGTTTTTAAAAAAACTACTGGGATATGCTTCGCGATACTTTAAAGAAAAAAAACTCGATAAAAGCTCTCTATAACTAATTCCTGCTAGGTATCGAATCATTGAAAAAAAGAAAAGTGCAATGAGTAAATAAAAAAAAGAAAAATTATATATTGGAGTACCTCGACTCTGGATTATTTGAACACTTCTATTACAAACTACATCTTGGTCATGAAATGTTAAATTATATAAGACCCGACTTGAATCTACCACTACCCTTTTTCCTTCTAGATTATTATACTTATAAATCCTTTGAAGCAATACATCTTGGATCGCAAATAGATTATCTGTATTGTGTATAAGTAAAAATAGTATGAGAAGTCTAGAAAACACTTGCATAACTTAAATGTACCTTCATGCTTCCTAATGAAAACTTTGATTCCCCCAAATATCCTGTTCCAATATTAATTCGGAAAATGTTATCAGATGCCTTAAATGATAATCCTACACCTAGACCTATAGGTGAAACTACTTCATTATTTAAACGATTTTTCAAGGTAGCCACGTCGACAAAAATATTAGAATAAAAATATTCTGAAAGATAATATTGTAGTTCATTGCTAAAACTAACATACCATGGAACGATAAAACTATTATCATCGAATCCGCGCGGCAATTTGTTTCCACCAATATAGTGCATTTCACCAGTGCTAATAGTTTCAGATAACCAAAATTTAGAATCAAGTCTAGTCTTTAGCACAAAATCTCCACCTATTGATGTATACTTATTTAAATCAACCATAAGAGAGAATGTAAGTTGAGAAAGAGGAATTCCTTGATACAGCTTTGCTAGAGATTCACCATTAGTATTTCTCAACTCCCCTATTTTAGAGTTTATAAAAGTTGATTTATTTCCTGCCATAAAACTAGTTTCGAGAGACCACCCTTTTCTTGTAAATAATGGTCTATTGAGCTTATATAAACTATAGCCTAGTCCTATTTCACTTGTACTAAAATCTAAATGAGCGGGTAATTTTCCATTCAATACCTCATTTTGGCTAAACCCAGTTATTGTACTAATATTCCTTCTAAAATAAAAAGTAACCATCTGATTTGATTGTATATGGTAGTTTAGGCCTAATTGGTACTGAACACGAAGAAAGGATGTATCGAATTTTTCAATATTAAAAAGACCTCCAACTCCTAATTTCGTATTTAATACAAAGGGAACATTAATTTTAGAATATAGAAACTGGCTATTATCTAGGTTCTTCTGCCAGTTCAATTGAAATGCTATTCCTCTTTTAAACAGGTTTACAAATGATAGTTTGACATCACCTGTAAATTCAACTTGTTCTGTGTTATAAGCATTAGATAGTATTCCTAAGATGGCGTTGACCTGATTCAGTTTTCTCTCTTGTAGGTATAAATTTAAAATAGCAGTAGAATCTAGAATAGTAAAATCAGGATTTTTTTCTAACTCCAAAAAATCGAAATACCGTAATTGATTAACAACTGCTTTCCAATCAAAACTATTTCGATCTTTAAAATACCGGTTGATATAATTCTGGACAAATTGTATATTGAAGGAGTTTGAACTTCGATGAATTCGAACCGAATCAATAGCGTACTTTTTGTTTAAATTAAAATCATAACTTATTATTACCTTTCTATTTAAAATTTTAATAGTGTCAAACTTATAGCTTGCTCTTAAATATCCTTTTTGGATTTGAGCATTTAACAGATAATCTAGCTTATACTGAAGCGACACAAAAGAATGCCCCTTGATTTTGTGCCATTCAACCTGGGTTCCTTCGATGGCTATTTCCAAAATGAGACTGTCAAACTGACGATTGGGAACTAATTTCCAATTTGATAGGCTATCATTTTGCTTATCTATTGAATCTAAAGAAGCAAATAAATATCCTTTGCGAATCAAATTTTTTCTTTGATTTATCAGTTTTTCATCGAGAGTACCTTTAAATTCAATCGTTGTCAATGTATCTAATGCCTGAATCCCTTGACCATATGCTATATTACAAACATAGAGCGCTGTTAGACCTACAATAACCAGAATCTTCATATTAAAAGAACAAATTGTCAGCTATAAACCTCAATTATTTTC
The nucleotide sequence above comes from Chitinophagales bacterium. Encoded proteins:
- a CDS encoding uroporphyrinogen-III synthase — encoded protein: MPKSIKRILVSQQEPQGERSPYHEVSKKHNFKVDFIPFLNVESITLREFRKFKINIPDYTSVIFNSKNAIDYFFKLCDEIRHKMPQEAKYFCSSEQIAFYLQKYIQYRKRKVVYANGTLVDFQNILLKHKTSEKLIMPCSSIGVGQLSLFLKNNKFDFTEAVMYKMVPNLEVKKRNFDYDLVAFFNIEGVKAFFTLFPDFKKGKTIIGAFGDATQKELEKRGYKVLVKAPQGEIKSMVMAIEQLFKDNPSLSR
- a CDS encoding DUF4271 domain-containing protein, producing MFSRLLILFLLIHNTDNLFAIQDVLLQRIYKYNNLEGKRVVVDSSRVLYNLTFHDQDVVCNRSVQIIQSRGTPIYNFSFFYLLIALFFFSMIRYLAGISYRELLSSFFSLKYREAYPSSFFKNLLLFSTFILLFSFFLFQLIVKNSVNSYSNFSYFKILFSCIILLLYKYVLFHFISYVFNFMNKISEVRYIIFDFMYIFVFISLPLIFIASLMNPHVSNSILISILAIFILLYLFIYFKIFSLNLHLLTRNVFKGAIYFYIVEIIPILLLLKYLKLL